The nucleotide sequence TTGGGAACTCGCCGGCATGATGCCCCGCAGTGACTTATTCCAATTCTGGAATGAGCCGTTCGACATTCTTTTCGCGAAGGAGCTCAAGGATGAGCCGACTCAGCGTGTATTGGCCTGAAGAGGCGAATTTGTCTGATCATTCCGCTGACGAGCCACGGATCATTCCGTTTCGGCGATCGAGTCAAACGGCGGAATCTGATCCACGTACTCTGGATGTCGTGACCCGCGCTCGATTGCTCTTTTCGAATCGCCGATGTCAGGACTGCAGCTATCCGGTTGTCGAGCCCATCGAACTCGCTGATTCCGTCAAAAATCGAAACGGTCTGGCAATTCCCGGCACGGCGACTCTCGTCGGCTTCCGCTGCTGCGGTTGCAAAAGCGAATGGTCAGTTTAAACATCTGACATCGCGCCTGATCCCCCCGGTTCAGTCGAGAATGTGCCTGCCATCCCAGACGTTGTGCCACCATTAGCAACATCCGATGCTTGCAAGGCCAAGGACAATTCACGAGGTGATCACCTCGTGAATTGTTTGCTTGTTCTCCTCTGATTTCCGGGACCGATCGTGAAAAGTCTGGCGACACTTCTCAATACCATTCCGCAAGTCGGAACGCTCTGCTGGATCGGACTACGAACTGAGCGGCAGGGCCCCATCAACATTGTGGCCGAGGCTGAACTCGTCGCTGACCGAGGGCTGAAAGGCGATCGGCGCTTTACGGGCAGACCGGGCGTAAAGCGCCAGGTCACGCTGATTCAATCCGAACACCTTCCCGCGGTGGCTTCTTTACTTCATCGAACAGAGATTCCTCCGGAACTGTTGCGGAGGAATCTTGTCGTTTCCGGTGTGAACCTGCTTGCCCTCAAAGGAAGGCGTTTCTCCATCGGGGATTCCCTGCTCGAATTCAGCGGTCCATGTGAACCCTGTTCGAAAATGGAAATCGCACTCGGTCCTGGCGGGTTCAACGCCATGCGAGGGCATGGCGGAATCACCGCAATGGTGCTGCGGGGTGGAATCATTCGTCTGGGCGATGCCGTGCAGGTCATCCCCCAGAACGAACCCCAAGATTAACCAAGCGACTTTCTGAGTCGTTCGAGGTGATACTGAAGCCGTTGTTCGGACGTCATTTTCGCGAAGTCCGGCTTGTCATCCTTCCTGGTGTCGACCGTCAAAGCGGGCTCAGGCGATTTCGCGGCGGCATTCGATGCGGGCTTTGTTCCTTCCTCTTTCGCCGCCGGTGCTGGCGCGCTAATCGTCGTTGTCGAACTTCGACCGTAGCTCATGACCGCCGTCTGGAACGTCAGATCTTCTTGCAGCGTTCGATGAGGAGTAACTCCGAGCTTCTGAAGGACGGAGTGATAGGCCTTCACTGCTTCTTCAGGCTCAATCACGCCATCTGCGATTAGCCTGAGAAACTCGATGAAGGCCAGTTGATTCTCGGCCTGGTTGATTTTGCGTCCGAACAGGGCTGCGCGACCGCCGTACTTCTTCGTCTGGTGAAGCAACTGGAACGCATCGAGTGTCGTACCTGCCGCGCCCCCGAGGACGCCGACGACCAGATGAGGATCGTAGGCTACAAGCTCTTCCATGGCTTTCGGACCGTGGTAGACCATTTTCAGGAAGACCGGGCGGCCCGCCTGTGGCACCCCCGCCAGCGTTCGGGCGATCAGGTCATTGATAAACGAAGGGAGCAGTTCCGGGGCGACAACATCAGGCACATTCGGGTCGAAGATTTCAAGAAAGTGTTTGAAGTTCTTTCGCTCTGCCTCTTCGCGAAATTCCTTGTAGCGATTCAGTGTTTCCAGATCACGCTCCTGATCATTCAGGAATGTCACCGAATAGAGCCCCAGGTTCGCGCCGAGTTCTCGCTGTGCGGTCGTGCAGTCCAGATGACCACATTGCATATGGTCGATGTGGGCTGTGCGAAAGGGTCGGGCAGGCTGAGTGAAGACCTTGCCACCTCGGGGGACATGCACATCAGTCGCATCGTTGGCACGGGCGGCGGGGGTGATCGGTGAATTCTCAAACAGCCGTTCATTGATGGCAAGCTGTTCGCAGGTACTGGCTGACATCAGAACGATGTCGACGATCTGCTGGTCAATGACCTGGCGAATCTGATTGCGGTATTCGGCCAGCGTCTTGAACCGCATCTCATGCGAATGTCCTTCAGGAGACCCCTCTTTCCGTGTTTCACCAGGGGCAGGAACTCCGAACGCCATATCTGCATCCTTGGCGTCCGCAATGATGAATTCTTTCGAGCCATGTGGATCTGCGTGAATCGACTTAAGCTTCTCGTTCAGAGTCTTGGTGACCGCCATTCGCTGTTTTCCGAAAAAGACCAATCATTCTCAGTATGTAGTTCAGGCGATTCCGCGAACTGAACCTTCACGTAGCCGATCCATGACAATTTCTGCCATGAGAGGATGTAATCCCAGATGAGGGCAGAGCACAACCTCGACCTGAGGAAAATCGGCGCTCAATTGACGTTGAAACTCCTGTAAGTCCGTCACGACGTGCACGCCCGCCGAAAGAAAATACGGCAGCATCAACACCCGGGTTGCCCCCTGTTGAATGCATTTCCGACCACCGTCGATAATCGTGGGAGTCGCCAGTTCAAGATAAGAAACTTCAACAATCTGGCAGTCTCCGCGAGATTTGAGTAACTCGGCAAGTTGCACCAGATCATGGTTTGCTTCGGCCCGTCTGCTTCCGTGTGCAATCAGTAGCACGGCATCCTGGCTCTGGGAAGGGGGAGTGATTGTCATGCTGTTGTTTTTATTTTCCGACAAGTGTGGACATCCGAATCACAGATCGATTCCAAGCTCTTCGATCTTTCGATAAAGACTCGATAGCCCCAGCTTCAGTCGTTTGGCCGCTTCCCGTTTATCGGGGAACTGGTCAAGCACTCGCAAGATGTGAAGTCGCTCATAATGGCGAAGGGCAGAACGCAGATCGTCGGTGTCCGGCAAGGGCTGTTCGGCGCCTCGCAGATCGGGCGGAAGGTCACTCGGACGGACAACGGTCCCTTCACTCATCATCACTGCACGTTCAATCGCATTATCCAACTGTCGCACGTTGCCCTTCCACTGAGCCGACATCAGCAGGCGAATAGTATCGCTCGACGAAATTGTGGCATTGCGCCCCATCGCCCGGCCGTGCTTTCCGATGAAGAACTCCACCAGTTCCGGAATATCGTCCAGGCGTTCGCGAAGCGGGGGAATGCAGATTTTGACTCCATCCAGACGGTAGAACAGGTCCTCCTGAAACCGCCCCGCAGCGATTTCGAGAGTCAGATCGTGGGTTGTCGCGGCGATGACCCGCGGGTTGACCGCAAAGGTTTCAGTTCCACCGACGGGTGTCACCTCCTGCTTTTCGATGGCACGCAGCAGCTTTCCCTGTGTGGCCAGTGGCAACTGCGTGACTTCGTCGAGATAGAGAGTCCCCTGGCCCACATGGCGGAACA is from Schlesneria sp. DSM 10557 and encodes:
- a CDS encoding MOSC domain-containing protein, which produces MKSLATLLNTIPQVGTLCWIGLRTERQGPINIVAEAELVADRGLKGDRRFTGRPGVKRQVTLIQSEHLPAVASLLHRTEIPPELLRRNLVVSGVNLLALKGRRFSIGDSLLEFSGPCEPCSKMEIALGPGGFNAMRGHGGITAMVLRGGIIRLGDAVQVIPQNEPQD
- a CDS encoding sirohydrochlorin chelatase — its product is MTITPPSQSQDAVLLIAHGSRRAEANHDLVQLAELLKSRGDCQIVEVSYLELATPTIIDGGRKCIQQGATRVLMLPYFLSAGVHVVTDLQEFQRQLSADFPQVEVVLCPHLGLHPLMAEIVMDRLREGSVRGIA